From a single Leptolyngbya sp. CCY15150 genomic region:
- a CDS encoding DUF1902 domain-containing protein: MNHPPLQINAVWDAMAAVWVVTSNDIPGLVTESPSLDSLQNKLRVMIPELLRLNNVIPPDYQGAIAFELISHKHDIIEIAS; the protein is encoded by the coding sequence ATGAACCACCCCCCTCTTCAAATTAATGCCGTTTGGGATGCTATGGCTGCCGTTTGGGTTGTCACCAGCAACGACATTCCCGGACTTGTTACTGAATCCCCCTCCTTGGATAGTCTGCAAAACAAACTGCGGGTCATGATTCCAGAACTCCTGCGCCTCAATAACGTCATTCCGCCGGACTATCAAGGGGCGATCGCATTTGAACTCATCAGCCACAAGCATGACATTATCGAGATCGCGTCATAG
- a CDS encoding type II toxin-antitoxin system HicA family toxin has product MVKSLTPKLKQILQSASCSFERQGKGDHEIWYSPITQRRFAVDNAIKSRHTANAVLKQAGLPKQF; this is encoded by the coding sequence ATGGTTAAATCGCTCACCCCTAAACTGAAGCAGATTTTGCAAAGTGCAAGCTGTTCTTTCGAACGACAGGGCAAAGGCGATCACGAAATCTGGTACAGCCCCATCACGCAACGCAGATTTGCTGTTGACAATGCCATTAAGTCTCGCCACACTGCCAATGCTGTTCTCAAACAAGCCGGATTACCCAAACAGTTTTAG
- a CDS encoding ShlB/FhaC/HecB family hemolysin secretion/activation protein, which yields MTFSVAPQALGQTTLPTDGLPSTDLPDIVDPSLSPPIDLAPLPNPDSPPSPPPAILESPESSETDVPSDPNLPPSQTFNVTTIEVQGNTVLQDEIAALLAPYENQVLTFEDLFEIRSAITQLYVQNGYITSGAFLPNNQDLSDGIVQIQVVEGTLEDIEISGLRRLRTSYIRDRLNRSSEPPLSQTQLEESLQLLQLNPLISRVNADLTVGSAPGRSILRVNLEEAPAFRAGIESNNYQSTSIGSEQISLNISHENLLGLGDRISVGYGLTEGLDNGAISYTVPFNTLDGTIQLSYTTTESRIVTPLFRDLDIRSDAETFSLGVRQPLVKQPSREFALGLNLDMRRSQTFILNDIPFSFSEGPDDGESRITALRFSQDWIERGSSSVLAARSQFSVGLDALGATTNDIGTDGRFFSWLGQFQWVQQVSPRLVVLTRFNAQLTPDSLLPLERFGFGGVDTVRGYPQNQLVTDNGILGSVEARIPVLANSATLQVTPFLDVAHGWNNQTLTPEENTLASVGLGLRWLATRNLVFRLDYGIPLIRIDNTGNSLQENGLYFSARYQPF from the coding sequence ATGACGTTCAGTGTTGCACCCCAAGCCCTGGGTCAAACTACCTTGCCTACTGATGGACTTCCATCTACCGACTTGCCAGACATTGTCGATCCTAGTCTTTCGCCACCTATTGATTTAGCCCCGCTCCCCAATCCTGATTCGCCTCCGTCGCCACCACCTGCTATCCTTGAATCTCCTGAATCTTCTGAAACAGATGTTCCTTCAGATCCAAATCTGCCACCCAGTCAGACATTTAACGTTACAACGATAGAGGTTCAGGGAAATACTGTTTTACAGGATGAAATTGCAGCACTCTTGGCTCCCTATGAAAATCAAGTGCTGACCTTTGAAGATCTGTTTGAAATTCGCTCAGCTATTACCCAACTCTATGTGCAAAATGGCTATATCACCTCTGGAGCTTTTCTGCCCAATAACCAAGATTTAAGTGACGGCATTGTCCAGATTCAGGTTGTAGAAGGAACACTGGAAGATATTGAAATCTCTGGACTAAGGCGCTTACGCACGAGCTATATTCGCGATCGCCTCAACCGCTCATCGGAGCCTCCTTTAAGCCAGACACAACTGGAAGAGTCATTGCAGCTTTTACAACTGAATCCATTGATTAGCCGGGTCAATGCTGATTTAACCGTCGGCAGTGCTCCAGGGCGCAGTATCTTACGGGTTAATCTAGAAGAAGCTCCAGCATTTCGAGCTGGTATTGAAAGTAACAATTATCAATCCACGAGTATTGGGTCAGAACAAATCAGTCTCAATATCAGTCACGAAAATCTACTAGGCTTGGGCGATCGCATCAGTGTTGGCTATGGTTTAACTGAGGGGCTGGATAATGGAGCAATTAGCTACACTGTGCCTTTTAATACTCTGGATGGCACCATCCAGCTTAGCTATACAACGACAGAGTCTCGTATTGTGACACCCCTCTTTCGTGACCTTGATATTCGTAGTGATGCCGAAACATTTTCCTTGGGCGTTCGCCAACCGCTTGTGAAGCAACCATCTCGTGAGTTTGCGCTTGGACTTAATCTTGATATGCGCCGCAGCCAAACCTTTATCCTGAACGATATTCCATTTTCCTTCTCAGAGGGGCCAGATGATGGAGAATCTCGGATCACGGCACTGCGGTTTTCCCAAGATTGGATAGAACGAGGCAGCAGCAGTGTTTTGGCAGCGCGATCGCAGTTTAGTGTGGGACTGGATGCCTTAGGAGCCACAACGAATGATATTGGCACAGATGGCCGCTTCTTCTCATGGCTAGGTCAGTTTCAGTGGGTGCAGCAAGTCTCTCCACGGCTCGTCGTTTTAACTCGCTTCAATGCACAACTCACCCCAGATTCACTCTTGCCGCTGGAGCGATTTGGGTTTGGCGGTGTAGATACGGTGCGAGGTTATCCACAAAACCAGTTGGTGACGGATAACGGCATTTTAGGATCCGTAGAAGCCCGCATCCCGGTTCTTGCCAATTCCGCTACTCTGCAAGTGACTCCATTTCTAGATGTTGCCCATGGCTGGAATAATCAAACACTGACCCCTGAGGAAAATACCCTGGCAAGCGTTGGGCTTGGTCTACGCTGGCTTGCCACTCGTAACTTAGTGTTTCGGCTAGACTATGGTATTCCCCTCATTCGAATAGACAATACAGGTAACTCCCTGCAAGAAAATGGTCTCTATTTCTCAGCCCGCTATCAACCCTTTTAG
- a CDS encoding CHAT domain-containing protein, with protein MALNPLQVETRFSEIDSIDRTLSPEQLVQQGVEDYLQSKYESAIAHWQLALAAYQQRDRPSDAVIVLENLARAHQQLGQLEQAIAYWQQATATYRDLNRGEQVGRMLTEQAQVYTRLGQYRQAITLLCNDPSEDTCAPGSALGLLQGEDHQRLQAAALGSLGEAHRLRGDYNRATQYLERSLDLSRAVDDSAMMTAALSGLGHTTLGLAQINYQRGASAEQIGDTTDAADFRRQGTTYDQDALTYLQEALTQAQQRDDQVSQIRLLLSLISPAARLGNIDLAQTSLQDARQLLSRLPASREKAIAAIHMVQFLELTVATDTSSNDRQAVHPLQCINSRVQSDAVTLLETALQTARQIQNLRLESFALGELGHIFECQRNYTQALELTRQARWSAEQDLRAKDSLYLWEWQTGRILRSEGYESEAIAAYEQSIKTLEDIRSDLLIANQDLQYDFRDTIDPLYRQLVTLRLEREAGQVGQATPVSRDNVTAVLSQLDSLKVAELENYFGDECLVLVGETPVDLVGATSATAVFSTVILDDRTAVLVSFPDGSQQMTWIDRSAQAFRDEVNSYRVGLERFFDDFDPQQAERLYRWIIAPFESELTAANIKTLVFIQDGILRSVPMGALYDSDRQQFLIEQYAIATTPSLTLTDSRPINRQRLRALALGLTQETTVDGQRFPALGNVAQEIAAIQAQLPGSLGLLNQDFTRERLQAELSRTSYPIIHIATHGEFGVEPQNTFLVTGDAQKLTLTDLDITLRQALQQNTIELLSLTACQTAIGDDRSSLGLAGVALQAGSKSAIASLWFIDDAVTAEVASQFYINLRDNPEKNKAEALQAAQLQIIRAGGVTAHPAYWAPFILVGNWL; from the coding sequence TTGGCCCTCAACCCGCTTCAGGTAGAAACAAGATTTTCTGAAATAGATAGTATAGATAGAACTCTATCTCCAGAACAGCTTGTTCAGCAAGGAGTAGAGGACTATCTCCAATCCAAGTATGAAAGCGCGATCGCCCACTGGCAGCTTGCCCTAGCCGCCTATCAACAGCGCGATCGCCCCTCAGATGCTGTAATTGTTTTAGAAAACTTAGCTCGTGCTCATCAACAGTTAGGACAGCTAGAACAAGCGATCGCCTATTGGCAGCAGGCAACGGCGACGTATCGAGATCTCAATCGTGGAGAACAGGTTGGGAGAATGCTCACGGAGCAAGCTCAGGTTTATACAAGGCTTGGACAATATCGCCAAGCGATCACGCTGTTATGCAATGATCCGAGTGAAGATACCTGTGCCCCTGGCAGTGCGCTGGGATTACTCCAAGGAGAAGATCATCAACGGCTGCAGGCCGCTGCCCTCGGTAGCCTAGGCGAAGCCCATCGATTGCGCGGAGACTATAATAGAGCAACTCAGTATCTAGAGAGAAGTCTAGACTTGAGCCGTGCCGTGGATGATAGCGCCATGATGACGGCGGCGCTGAGCGGCTTGGGTCATACAACTCTCGGCCTTGCTCAAATCAATTATCAGCGGGGTGCCTCCGCTGAACAGATTGGGGATACTACGGATGCTGCTGACTTTCGCCGCCAAGGCACGACCTACGATCAAGACGCCCTTACCTATTTACAAGAAGCCTTAACCCAAGCGCAGCAACGCGACGATCAGGTGAGCCAAATTCGCCTATTACTGAGTCTGATCTCTCCAGCAGCTCGGCTAGGAAACATTGATCTGGCCCAAACCTCTCTTCAGGATGCACGACAGCTCCTATCTCGCCTGCCTGCCTCTCGGGAGAAGGCGATCGCAGCTATTCATATGGTGCAATTTTTGGAGTTAACGGTAGCAACAGATACTTCTAGCAACGATAGGCAAGCCGTTCATCCATTGCAGTGTATCAATTCAAGAGTACAATCCGATGCTGTGACCTTATTAGAAACAGCTCTTCAAACAGCTCGGCAAATCCAGAACCTGCGGCTTGAGTCGTTTGCCCTGGGCGAACTTGGGCATATTTTCGAGTGTCAACGCAACTATACCCAAGCCCTTGAGCTAACCCGGCAAGCTCGGTGGTCGGCAGAGCAAGACTTACGCGCTAAGGATAGTTTATATCTCTGGGAATGGCAGACTGGGCGCATTCTGCGATCTGAAGGCTATGAATCAGAGGCGATCGCTGCCTATGAGCAGTCTATCAAAACCCTGGAAGATATTCGCAGTGATTTATTAATTGCTAATCAAGATTTGCAATATGACTTTCGTGACACCATCGATCCACTCTATCGCCAACTCGTAACGTTACGACTGGAACGAGAAGCAGGACAGGTAGGTCAGGCTACGCCGGTAAGCCGAGATAATGTAACAGCCGTATTATCGCAGTTAGACTCCCTCAAAGTTGCCGAATTAGAAAACTACTTTGGGGATGAATGTCTAGTATTAGTGGGTGAAACACCGGTAGATTTAGTCGGGGCAACGAGTGCAACAGCCGTGTTCAGTACGGTTATTTTAGATGATCGCACGGCGGTGCTGGTCAGCTTTCCTGATGGCAGTCAGCAAATGACGTGGATTGATCGTTCGGCTCAAGCCTTCCGGGATGAGGTCAATAGCTATCGAGTTGGGTTAGAACGATTTTTTGATGACTTTGATCCTCAGCAGGCTGAGCGTTTATATCGTTGGATTATTGCTCCCTTTGAATCAGAGTTAACGGCAGCCAATATCAAGACTCTCGTATTTATCCAAGATGGTATTTTACGGAGTGTGCCGATGGGGGCTTTGTATGATAGCGATCGCCAGCAGTTTTTGATTGAACAATATGCGATCGCTACAACCCCTAGTTTGACCCTGACCGATTCCCGTCCTATTAATCGACAGCGTTTACGAGCCCTGGCCCTAGGGTTAACCCAAGAAACAACCGTAGATGGACAACGGTTTCCAGCACTCGGTAATGTGGCCCAAGAAATTGCAGCCATTCAGGCTCAACTGCCAGGCAGTCTAGGCTTATTGAACCAAGACTTTACCCGTGAGCGTCTCCAGGCAGAACTCTCTCGAACATCTTACCCCATCATTCACATTGCCACCCATGGGGAATTTGGAGTAGAACCTCAAAATACATTCTTAGTCACCGGTGATGCCCAAAAGCTGACCCTCACCGACCTAGATATTACCCTGCGGCAGGCGCTCCAGCAAAACACCATTGAACTTTTATCCTTAACCGCTTGCCAAACCGCTATTGGAGACGATCGCTCCTCTCTTGGTCTAGCAGGGGTGGCCTTACAAGCCGGTTCTAAGAGTGCGATCGCCTCTCTGTGGTTCATAGATGATGCCGTAACTGCCGAGGTTGCCAGTCAATTTTACATCAACTTACGTGACAATCCAGAGAAGAATAAAGCAGAGGCATTACAAGCCGCACAGCTTCAAATTATCCGTGCTGGGGGCGTCACGGCTCATCCTGCCTACTGGGCACCTTTTATTCTAGTCGGCAATTGGCTGTAA
- a CDS encoding DUF928 domain-containing protein — MSPALANYVPPSEPSSPPPSSTGTGGTRGGCGNNLGEEGEGLPFLVLAPQTHVGQTAATHPTVAWFVPDEEEYLVELFLDRYSEDASPQRVHSTEIPSEFGVMSYTLPDHLPALTPGDYRWRVVLVCDSNRPSSSPVADADLQVVASQRFAEESADAYAEAGLWYDALAAALETSEQLEWRSLLEDLSSLEDDERANKLLQISELDL, encoded by the coding sequence GTGTCCCCAGCTTTGGCAAACTATGTGCCACCGAGCGAACCTTCCAGCCCTCCCCCTAGCTCAACGGGCACAGGCGGTACTAGGGGTGGCTGTGGCAATAATCTTGGAGAAGAAGGGGAAGGACTACCTTTCCTGGTCTTAGCTCCCCAAACCCATGTAGGACAAACTGCAGCAACTCATCCAACTGTTGCATGGTTCGTACCCGATGAAGAGGAATATCTCGTAGAGCTTTTTCTCGATAGATATAGTGAAGATGCTAGCCCCCAACGTGTTCATTCCACGGAAATACCAAGCGAATTTGGCGTGATGTCCTACACACTACCGGATCATCTGCCAGCTCTAACGCCTGGAGATTACCGTTGGCGAGTTGTGCTTGTTTGCGATTCAAACCGTCCATCCAGTTCACCCGTGGCAGATGCTGATTTACAGGTTGTAGCTTCTCAACGTTTTGCAGAAGAATCTGCTGATGCCTATGCAGAAGCGGGGCTTTGGTATGATGCACTAGCAGCAGCTCTAGAAACCTCTGAACAACTGGAGTGGCGATCGCTTCTAGAAGATTTATCATCTCTTGAAGACGATGAACGAGCTAATAAGCTGCTACAGATTAGTGAGCTGGATCTGTAA